The Falco peregrinus isolate bFalPer1 chromosome 1, bFalPer1.pri, whole genome shotgun sequence genome has a window encoding:
- the LOC129784798 gene encoding protein PIGBOS1-like, producing the protein MLGRLPLPHLALAVTLGVASGLYIYRPVFQSPGPPQPPEGTAGPPAAAAPEKRP; encoded by the coding sequence ATGTTGGGGCGGCTGCCGCTGCCGCACCTGGCGCTGGCCGTGACGCTCGGCGTGGCCAGCGGGCTCTACATCTACCGGCCCGTCTTCCAGTCGCCCgggccgccgcagccccccgaGGGCAcggcggggccgccggcggccgccgcaCCGGAGAAGAGGCCTTGA